The Triticum aestivum cultivar Chinese Spring chromosome 3A, IWGSC CS RefSeq v2.1, whole genome shotgun sequence genome includes a region encoding these proteins:
- the LOC123060323 gene encoding sigma intracellular receptor 2: protein MGAVSATADVVVALFSLIMAVAAPLFDSQVVLPRDLYPAPLVDIHRWFAVAFGHYLVAYPPPFFLGLVWLDLALLWPVCVANLYGILARRRWSATTSLMAGVYMLTYLSAILGDMLGSGKATLRLLQLYVPFIVVAVIAVLRGLCSWSAPLAAATSVASSAQKKKA, encoded by the exons ATGGGCGCCGTCTCGGCGACGGCGGACGTCGTGGTGGCGCTCTTCTCGCTGATCATGGCGGTGGCGGCCCCGCTGTTCGACTCTCAGGTCGTGCTCCCGCGCGACCTCTACCCGGCGCCGCTCGTGGACATCCACCGGTGGTTCGCCGTCGCGTTCGGGCACTACCTCGTCGCCTACCCGCCGCCTTTCTTCCTCGGCCTCGTCTGGCTCGACCTGGCCTTGCTGTGGCCCGTCTGCGTCGCCAACCTCTACGGCATCCTCGCGCGCCGCCGCTGGTCGGCCACCACCTCGCTCATGGCGGGGGTCTACATGCTCACCTACTTG TCCGCCATACTCGGCGACATGTTGGGCTCAGGAAAAGCAACGCTGAGGCTGCTTCAGCTGTATGTTCCGTTCATCGTGGTTGCTGTAATTGCAGTTTTGCGTGGTCTCTGCTCATGGTCAGCGCCGTTAGCTGCTGCAACATCGGTTGCATCTTCAGCTCAGAAGAAGAAAGCCTAG